In the genome of Nitrospira japonica, one region contains:
- the cax gene encoding calcium/proton exchanger, producing the protein MSLNWLLVFIPLALGLDWYGASPIAIFCVSALAIVPLAGLMGQATEQLSIYVGATIGGLMSASLGNAPELIISGFALKEGLGDIVKASITGSILGNLLFSLGLSMIFGGWGRQRQQFNKTVAGVNGGLLFVAAVGLLIPALFHFATGKEREVSTEIAIVLFFAYIASLVFTLKTHRQLVETEPGQYGPGKEQVEEEEGRWSKGKAIAVLGGVTVLIAIMSEMLVGAIEPASASLGFTPIFAGVIFLALVGNAAEAMNAVRFARNDQMDLSFGIAVGASTQVALFVAPVLVFLGYAVGQPMNLHFTYFEIIAITLTVAVVSRLTSDGECNWMEGVMLVCVYLMFAIGFFFLPA; encoded by the coding sequence ATGAGTCTCAATTGGTTGCTCGTCTTCATCCCGCTCGCGCTGGGGTTGGACTGGTATGGAGCCAGCCCGATCGCCATCTTTTGCGTCTCGGCGCTCGCCATCGTGCCGCTGGCCGGCTTGATGGGGCAGGCGACCGAGCAACTATCAATTTATGTCGGAGCGACGATCGGGGGATTGATGAGCGCCTCCCTCGGAAACGCCCCGGAGCTGATCATTTCTGGCTTCGCGTTGAAGGAAGGGCTCGGCGACATCGTCAAAGCGTCCATCACGGGTTCAATTCTTGGCAATCTCCTGTTTTCTCTCGGATTGTCCATGATTTTCGGAGGCTGGGGGCGCCAACGCCAGCAGTTCAATAAAACCGTCGCGGGCGTCAACGGAGGACTGCTGTTCGTGGCTGCGGTCGGCCTGCTCATTCCGGCGCTCTTTCATTTTGCCACCGGAAAGGAACGCGAGGTGAGCACGGAAATCGCGATCGTCCTCTTTTTCGCCTACATTGCGAGCCTGGTGTTCACGCTCAAAACTCATCGCCAGCTCGTTGAAACGGAACCGGGACAGTACGGGCCGGGCAAGGAACAAGTGGAAGAGGAAGAGGGTCGCTGGAGCAAGGGAAAGGCCATTGCCGTGCTCGGAGGAGTCACGGTATTGATCGCCATCATGAGCGAAATGCTCGTCGGAGCGATCGAACCCGCCTCTGCTTCACTTGGTTTCACGCCGATTTTTGCCGGTGTGATTTTCCTGGCGCTGGTCGGCAATGCCGCGGAAGCGATGAATGCCGTGCGATTTGCCAGGAACGATCAGATGGATTTGTCGTTTGGCATTGCCGTAGGAGCCAGTACCCAGGTCGCGTTATTCGTCGCACCGGTCCTCGTATTCCTGGGATACGCCGTCGGACAGCCCATGAACCTCCATTTCACATACTTCGAAATTATCGCCATTACGCTCACCGTCGCGGTCGTCAGTCGTCTCACGTCCGACGGCGAGTGCAATTGGATGGAGGGCGTGATGCTGGTCTGTGTGTACCTGATGTTTGCCATCGGCTTTTTCTTCTTGCCCGCCTGA
- a CDS encoding HMA2 domain-containing protein, with product MAIDDRSVSDVPLAGGTDRSGEPGPAAGEDCREGAGLDRPLAGTRVIHSLPGRVRLRVPALKSHSHLEKGLQALLSDQTGVIEATVNSRCQSVTVMYDPALWSLDSLCAFHRRLTREELERRASIALADEEGAATSPPTEWLQPWRFLTKTEENPHSSGAVQTQVRSGYWTAGYISMVVGAVLVPVPLVPGIPLLMLASYFFAKASVSKPGNGPEFDGHATKPTE from the coding sequence ATGGCCATCGATGATAGGAGCGTATCCGATGTGCCACTTGCGGGAGGCACGGATCGCTCCGGCGAGCCCGGCCCTGCAGCGGGTGAAGATTGCCGTGAGGGTGCGGGACTCGACAGACCTTTGGCCGGTACCAGGGTCATCCATTCACTCCCCGGTCGAGTCCGGCTGCGTGTTCCCGCGCTCAAGAGCCATTCCCACCTAGAAAAAGGCCTCCAAGCCCTGCTCTCGGATCAAACCGGTGTGATCGAAGCCACCGTGAACAGTCGCTGCCAGAGCGTGACGGTGATGTACGATCCCGCACTGTGGAGCCTGGATTCGCTGTGCGCGTTTCATCGCCGTCTCACTCGCGAAGAACTCGAACGACGCGCATCGATCGCATTGGCGGACGAGGAGGGTGCGGCCACCTCGCCGCCGACGGAATGGTTACAGCCGTGGCGATTCTTGACCAAGACCGAAGAGAACCCTCATTCCAGCGGGGCGGTTCAGACACAAGTCAGATCAGGCTACTGGACGGCAGGCTATATCAGCATGGTTGTGGGAGCGGTTCTGGTTCCCGTGCCCTTGGTTCCAGGTATTCCGCTCCTGATGTTGGCGAGTTACTTTTTTGCCAAAGCCAGCGTATCGAAACCGGGAAATGGACCTGAATTTGACGGGCACGCTACCAAACCAACAGAGTAG
- a CDS encoding DUF5132 domain-containing protein yields MEAIITGVVGVVAGAVIAQAAPKIVEGPASLLRGLAREVIKGGLVIQDSAASLFSGSGNVLSDLVAEARAELKSGSAAATAPAKVGAHK; encoded by the coding sequence ATGGAAGCGATTATCACTGGAGTGGTTGGAGTCGTCGCCGGAGCGGTCATCGCGCAGGCAGCTCCAAAAATCGTCGAAGGTCCTGCCTCGCTACTCCGCGGCCTCGCGCGTGAAGTGATCAAGGGCGGGCTGGTGATTCAGGATTCTGCCGCTTCGTTATTCTCCGGAAGCGGGAACGTCCTGAGCGATCTGGTTGCAGAAGCGAGGGCGGAACTGAAGTCCGGCTCGGCTGCAGCAACCGCACCGGCGAAAGTCGGGGCCCACAAGTAG
- a CDS encoding TolC family protein, translating into MDDPHAPELPKMRRCFLHMAAVFVFLVVVASSLLIVETSVRAANITEPTENWIEQILKGLFKQDQYPDPLPKQTPLPLPTKFMQLSLSEAMELFLKQNLDLIIAHYGIDAAKGRHITARLFPNPTLNVNTLSSYTQGCQMSTCGAVGPSVSQLFEVAGKRGYRIRAAELEVLSVEARFEDAVRQLGFTLKDNYFRVQRQRGHLSIDQRALNILIKLLQPDKKKQFTSDLERTRLGLLTVNTEAEVLRDLQRVEDASGDLRVMLRLSPDVELDLETPLIYRSLDLKLDELMEYASQNRPDIRALRLVRDRRKTQLQLAKVIPYPNVTANLGYAVQGPHGPDNQQQWGFGLSVPIPVFDRNQGGIMEAEVASKAAEAEVEKALIQMQNDIGVAYRKVLHSKKLVDVTNGAIDRATTVFQSAQEGYAKNEIGILDLENSRRSYGDTEISHLDALFGYYENLLLLERSTGRNIML; encoded by the coding sequence ATGGACGATCCGCACGCGCCTGAGCTTCCAAAGATGAGACGCTGTTTCCTCCACATGGCAGCGGTCTTTGTCTTCCTGGTCGTTGTCGCGTCGTCACTACTCATCGTCGAAACCTCAGTGCGGGCGGCGAACATCACGGAGCCGACGGAAAACTGGATCGAGCAGATCCTTAAAGGTCTCTTCAAGCAGGACCAATATCCGGACCCGCTGCCCAAGCAGACACCGCTGCCTCTCCCGACGAAGTTCATGCAGCTCTCGCTGAGCGAAGCGATGGAGCTGTTCCTCAAGCAGAATCTCGATCTGATCATCGCCCACTACGGAATCGATGCCGCGAAAGGCAGACACATCACCGCGCGCCTGTTTCCCAATCCCACGCTGAACGTCAACACGTTGAGTTCCTACACTCAGGGTTGCCAGATGAGCACCTGCGGCGCCGTCGGACCGAGCGTCAGTCAACTGTTCGAAGTGGCCGGAAAAAGAGGGTACAGAATACGAGCGGCCGAGTTGGAGGTGCTGTCGGTCGAAGCACGGTTTGAAGACGCGGTTCGGCAATTGGGTTTTACACTCAAAGATAATTATTTTCGCGTGCAGCGACAGCGCGGACATCTCTCCATCGACCAACGCGCGCTGAACATTCTCATCAAATTGCTTCAGCCCGACAAGAAAAAGCAATTCACCTCCGACCTCGAGCGGACCAGATTGGGACTACTCACCGTGAATACCGAAGCGGAGGTCCTGCGCGATCTGCAGCGGGTCGAAGATGCGTCGGGCGATCTCAGAGTCATGTTACGACTGTCACCGGACGTCGAGCTCGACCTGGAAACTCCTCTTATCTACCGCTCGTTGGACTTGAAGCTTGACGAGTTGATGGAGTATGCATCGCAAAACCGGCCGGACATCCGCGCGCTCCGGCTCGTGCGTGACAGACGGAAAACCCAGCTGCAACTGGCCAAAGTGATTCCTTATCCGAACGTGACGGCGAACCTCGGATACGCGGTCCAAGGTCCCCACGGTCCGGACAACCAGCAGCAATGGGGCTTCGGTCTGAGTGTGCCGATTCCGGTTTTCGATAGGAATCAAGGGGGCATCATGGAGGCGGAAGTCGCTTCAAAAGCCGCGGAAGCCGAAGTGGAAAAGGCGTTGATCCAGATGCAGAACGATATCGGTGTCGCCTATCGCAAGGTCCTGCACTCAAAAAAACTCGTCGACGTGACGAATGGCGCCATCGATCGCGCCACGACGGTATTCCAATCCGCACAAGAAGGCTACGCCAAGAACGAGATCGGCATTTTGGATTTGGAAAACTCGCGCCGGTCCTACGGCGACACGGAAATCAGCCACCTAGACGCGCTGTTCGGTTATTACGAGAATTTGCTGCTTCTGGAACGGTCGACCGGTCGCAACATCATGCTCTGA
- a CDS encoding arylsulfatase, with protein MDRIVQKMLIYGMVMAAVVEMPVLTQAAERIPNVVFILADNVGYGDMGPYGGGELRGAPTPRTDQLAREGLRLTQFLVEPACTPSRAALMTGQYSIRNGLSLVVIEGSPYTLPGRAVTMGELFKNAGYATAAFGKWHLGGAPHSLPTAHGFDEFYGIPPDISWDSATYVDTIELTHSIPAPRQALLARGPQIVEATAGGPLKHIKPFTQEVRADIDNELVAKSIDFMKRHTDAKKPFFLYLPFSMGHIPNLASGQFKGKSRIGNYGDKLMEGDFHVGQIMDTLKELGVENNTILVFASDNGPSGEAFREFGNNGTPDMGSPGPFRGELGEVTEGSIRTFCFIRWPGHVKPGTTSYAMFSIMDFFPTFAAIIGARVPADRPIDGVDQTDVLLGKSDAGHREHLLSFIGADLVAARWKQWRMYFTDIHPTGQGPQRQPGIFSTSAPLAGYPILYNIEMDPHEDLTAGTFGWVTGPLFKTVQEYLESVKKYPNPPSPNITQFRSETR; from the coding sequence ATGGATCGAATCGTTCAGAAAATGTTGATCTATGGCATGGTGATGGCGGCCGTCGTTGAGATGCCTGTACTGACCCAGGCTGCCGAGAGAATACCCAACGTCGTCTTTATTCTTGCCGACAACGTCGGCTACGGCGATATGGGGCCGTATGGCGGGGGCGAGCTCCGTGGAGCGCCCACACCGCGCACCGACCAGCTGGCCCGCGAAGGCCTACGGCTCACGCAATTCCTGGTCGAACCGGCCTGCACTCCCTCACGTGCGGCGTTGATGACCGGCCAGTACTCGATCCGCAACGGCCTATCGTTGGTCGTGATTGAAGGTTCGCCCTATACGCTTCCCGGGCGTGCCGTCACGATGGGGGAACTGTTTAAAAATGCGGGCTACGCCACGGCCGCCTTCGGGAAATGGCACCTGGGTGGTGCGCCACACAGCCTGCCGACGGCGCACGGGTTCGACGAGTTTTACGGCATCCCGCCTGATATCTCCTGGGATTCTGCGACCTACGTGGATACGATCGAGCTGACCCACTCTATTCCAGCACCGCGCCAAGCCCTGCTTGCCCGCGGACCCCAGATCGTGGAAGCGACTGCCGGAGGGCCGTTGAAGCACATCAAACCCTTCACACAGGAGGTGCGTGCTGACATTGACAATGAGCTGGTGGCCAAGTCGATCGACTTCATGAAGCGGCACACCGATGCCAAGAAGCCCTTCTTCCTGTACCTGCCGTTTTCGATGGGCCACATCCCGAACCTGGCGTCCGGCCAGTTCAAGGGCAAGTCACGCATCGGGAACTACGGCGACAAGCTCATGGAAGGCGACTTTCACGTAGGCCAGATCATGGACACGCTGAAGGAGCTCGGCGTGGAGAACAACACGATCCTCGTCTTTGCATCCGATAACGGACCGTCTGGAGAAGCGTTTCGTGAGTTCGGCAATAACGGCACGCCGGACATGGGCAGCCCGGGTCCCTTCCGCGGCGAGCTAGGCGAAGTCACCGAAGGCTCGATCCGGACCTTCTGCTTCATCCGCTGGCCGGGGCACGTCAAGCCCGGCACCACGTCCTACGCCATGTTCTCGATCATGGACTTCTTTCCGACCTTCGCCGCGATCATCGGGGCCCGGGTGCCCGCCGACCGCCCCATCGACGGCGTCGATCAAACCGACGTGCTGCTCGGAAAGTCCGACGCCGGACACCGCGAGCATCTCCTGAGCTTCATCGGCGCGGACCTGGTGGCGGCGCGGTGGAAGCAATGGCGCATGTACTTCACCGATATTCACCCAACCGGCCAGGGCCCGCAGCGTCAGCCTGGGATCTTTTCCACCAGTGCTCCCCTGGCCGGCTACCCGATCCTGTACAACATCGAGATGGATCCACACGAGGATCTGACTGCGGGAACCTTCGGGTGGGTCACTGGCCCTTTGTTCAAGACCGTTCAGGAATACCTTGAATCGGTCAAGAAGTATCCCAATCCCCCATCGCCAAACATTACGCAGTTCCGGAGTGAGACTCGTTGA
- a CDS encoding heavy metal translocating P-type ATPase — protein sequence MSVERATVTVIHSSPGRVRLRVNQLKSSRRYAQDLEQSLQSIPSIRQVSLTPSIGSLVVQFDSTVTPSAGVRRSMASALGVAPQTFDDLTFDSVPLRPQYHKQTPPHDASADEAALVRADRIGSLIDTSIVHSLQGRVRLRVPALKTSSDLPQGIERILRDQPGVIEVSVNEWSASVTVSYDPSLWTSERLCEWVRGLSIEQVSAYEPTGTRSGQAATEEETSGDELWYSSAGIGMALLLEPLAAPLLPVLLIASALPMLKRAHRSLSEDGKLNVDVLDASATSLLVVQANFPMALFMVWLINVADWIRDLTMMRSKKAIEEILGYQHIEAWVVRDGQKIRVNVSEVQLGETVVVYPGERIAVDGTVLSGKALVDQAALTGESVPVEKEADHLVYAATVVREGKLYIRAERIGSETEAGQILRLVEAAPARETKIQNYAVKWANDLVPYSFMGAGFAAAIGGGIPGAAAVLIVDYGTGIRIAAPTTVLSAMTKAIRNGILIKGGRHLETLAEVDAVVFDKTGTLTTGHPDVIDVVTFESSTSDEVLALAASAELRLTHPVADAVVRAAEARHLTIPERTASEYTLGLGVEALVDDAVILVGSPRFMAQRGVAFSLDAGERIADLQRRAVSPLCVARNGSIIGLLAISDPLRPEAQEVVQALRARGIKHIVMLTGDHKDVARQVADEIGITEYEAEVFPGEKSKTVERLQCQGYKVAVVGDGINDSPMLAYADVGIAVEGGTEAARETAPVVLLHGGLWKVPLAIDIGRETVSLIQQNWKIISIPNTIALCLACIGVLGPIGATLLSNGSAIIATMNGLRPIMEQQPVKVLTTTRETTTRLLPAPETEKVMLAG from the coding sequence ATGTCGGTCGAGCGGGCCACGGTTACGGTAATACATTCCTCACCCGGGCGTGTGCGTCTGAGGGTCAATCAGCTGAAGAGCAGCCGTCGATACGCCCAAGACCTTGAGCAGAGCCTCCAGTCCATTCCTTCCATCCGGCAAGTTTCACTGACTCCAAGCATAGGCAGCCTCGTCGTGCAGTTTGATTCGACAGTCACCCCATCGGCGGGCGTGCGACGATCGATGGCCTCGGCACTGGGCGTGGCGCCGCAGACGTTCGACGACCTGACATTCGACTCAGTTCCTCTTCGGCCGCAATACCACAAGCAGACCCCTCCGCATGATGCTTCCGCTGATGAAGCCGCACTCGTTCGGGCGGATCGTATCGGCTCACTGATTGATACCAGCATTGTGCACAGCCTCCAGGGGCGAGTGCGTTTGCGGGTTCCCGCGCTCAAGACTTCTTCCGACCTGCCTCAGGGCATTGAACGGATCCTCCGAGATCAACCGGGTGTCATCGAGGTGAGCGTGAACGAATGGTCCGCAAGCGTGACCGTTTCATACGATCCCTCGCTGTGGACGTCCGAGCGGCTCTGCGAGTGGGTCAGAGGGCTGAGCATCGAACAGGTCTCCGCGTATGAGCCCACCGGGACGAGATCGGGCCAGGCGGCGACCGAAGAGGAAACCTCCGGTGATGAGCTATGGTATTCCAGCGCAGGGATCGGCATGGCGCTGTTGCTCGAACCCCTGGCGGCTCCGTTGCTGCCCGTCTTACTCATCGCCAGCGCATTGCCGATGCTGAAACGGGCTCATCGCTCGCTGTCCGAAGACGGCAAATTGAACGTGGATGTGCTCGATGCTTCCGCCACCTCGCTCCTCGTCGTGCAAGCCAACTTCCCCATGGCTCTTTTCATGGTCTGGCTGATCAACGTCGCCGACTGGATCCGAGACCTGACGATGATGCGGTCCAAGAAGGCCATCGAGGAGATCCTTGGATATCAACACATCGAAGCCTGGGTCGTGCGCGATGGACAGAAAATCCGTGTCAACGTGTCAGAGGTTCAACTCGGCGAAACCGTGGTGGTCTATCCGGGCGAGCGCATTGCCGTCGACGGCACCGTATTGAGCGGAAAGGCCCTGGTGGACCAGGCCGCTCTCACCGGCGAATCGGTCCCGGTCGAGAAAGAGGCGGATCACCTCGTGTATGCCGCGACAGTCGTTCGCGAAGGGAAACTCTACATCCGAGCCGAGCGGATCGGAAGCGAAACCGAGGCCGGCCAGATTCTGCGCCTCGTGGAAGCCGCCCCTGCCCGTGAAACGAAGATCCAGAATTACGCCGTCAAGTGGGCGAATGATCTCGTGCCGTACAGCTTCATGGGCGCCGGTTTCGCAGCCGCCATCGGAGGCGGAATCCCCGGAGCGGCTGCGGTCCTGATCGTCGACTACGGAACCGGAATCCGGATCGCCGCCCCGACGACCGTGTTATCCGCCATGACGAAAGCGATTCGCAACGGCATTTTGATCAAGGGTGGACGGCACCTCGAAACCCTCGCAGAAGTCGATGCGGTCGTCTTTGATAAGACCGGCACGCTCACCACGGGACATCCCGATGTCATCGACGTGGTGACGTTCGAGTCCTCCACCTCCGACGAGGTCCTGGCATTGGCTGCCTCCGCGGAGCTGCGATTGACACATCCCGTTGCCGATGCCGTGGTCCGGGCGGCTGAGGCGAGACATCTGACGATCCCTGAGCGTACGGCTTCGGAATATACCCTGGGGCTCGGCGTCGAGGCGCTGGTCGACGACGCGGTCATTCTGGTCGGCAGTCCACGGTTCATGGCGCAGCGTGGAGTCGCGTTCTCACTGGACGCGGGAGAGCGCATCGCGGATCTGCAGCGACGCGCGGTTTCGCCGCTCTGCGTCGCGCGGAACGGGTCGATCATCGGCCTTCTGGCGATTTCCGATCCATTGCGGCCCGAAGCACAAGAGGTGGTTCAGGCGCTGCGTGCGCGCGGTATCAAGCACATCGTCATGCTGACGGGTGACCATAAGGACGTCGCGCGCCAGGTTGCCGACGAGATCGGTATCACGGAATACGAGGCGGAAGTATTCCCGGGTGAAAAATCAAAGACGGTCGAGCGTCTCCAGTGCCAAGGCTATAAAGTGGCCGTGGTCGGGGACGGAATCAACGACTCTCCCATGTTGGCCTATGCCGATGTTGGCATCGCGGTCGAAGGGGGAACGGAGGCTGCGAGAGAAACCGCGCCCGTCGTACTCTTACATGGCGGGCTCTGGAAGGTTCCGCTCGCGATCGATATCGGCCGGGAAACCGTCTCCTTGATCCAGCAAAACTGGAAAATTATTTCAATTCCCAACACGATCGCCCTGTGCCTGGCATGCATCGGTGTGCTCGGACCGATCGGGGCCACGTTGCTCAGTAACGGGTCGGCGATCATCGCGACGATGAACGGCCTTCGTCCGATTATGGAACAGCAACCCGTGAAGGTTCTCACGACGACGCGTGAAACGACCACACGTCTCCTTCCTGCTCCTGAGACCGAGAAGGTCATGCTCGCGGGATAA
- a CDS encoding OmpA family protein: protein MKKSTEIALMGLLVVSALGLPACSSLYGSGTGDEQVSRNERIDEPVIKHIAPPDPSLASRRSGPTMRAELAARNDTGMPKGSLADVLFDFDRYTIRAEAVPALEANAKRLRRQGVTGVLLEGRGDEVGTAAYNMVLGDLRARNVKQYLEDLGLDVEVDTTSYGKDRPLCFRHDDDCMQVNRSVHFVVKQ, encoded by the coding sequence ATGAAAAAGTCCACTGAGATCGCGCTGATGGGACTCCTGGTGGTATCCGCACTGGGTCTGCCGGCGTGCAGCAGCCTGTATGGATCCGGCACCGGTGACGAACAGGTGTCCCGGAATGAGCGCATAGATGAACCGGTCATCAAACACATTGCACCACCAGACCCGAGTTTGGCTTCCCGACGCTCTGGTCCGACGATGCGTGCGGAATTAGCGGCCCGAAACGATACCGGGATGCCCAAAGGTTCGCTGGCTGACGTTCTCTTCGATTTCGACCGGTATACGATCCGGGCGGAGGCCGTGCCTGCGTTGGAGGCCAATGCCAAGCGTCTGCGCCGGCAAGGCGTCACGGGTGTGCTGCTCGAAGGACGAGGAGACGAGGTCGGGACTGCCGCCTATAATATGGTATTGGGGGACCTACGGGCCAGGAACGTGAAGCAGTATCTCGAGGACCTTGGCCTGGATGTCGAGGTCGATACGACCAGTTACGGAAAGGACCGTCCACTCTGTTTCCGGCACGATGACGACTGCATGCAAGTCAATCGAAGCGTGCATTTCGTGGTCAAACAGTAG
- a CDS encoding DUF5132 domain-containing protein — protein sequence MTDFLSGIGSALRPLAKELIKGGIYLFDSVSEAASEAGEQFKDLVAEAKTDLAKQNSASVAKEPTEDD from the coding sequence ATGACGGATTTTCTTTCAGGAATAGGATCGGCGTTGCGTCCCTTGGCCAAGGAATTGATCAAGGGAGGGATCTATCTCTTCGATTCAGTATCCGAAGCGGCCTCCGAGGCAGGAGAGCAGTTCAAAGACCTTGTCGCTGAAGCCAAGACGGATCTGGCCAAACAGAACAGTGCGTCCGTTGCAAAAGAGCCTACCGAGGACGATTAG
- a CDS encoding TMEM175 family protein, protein MKVLHLFLKRSHTHERLCAVSDGVYAIALTLLVLDLKVPEVRGITNSELTTDLVEQLPNFVAYVVAFFLVARFWINHHRIFQSAALCDEKALSLNLAHLFFISLTSYTASLIGHYEGDRIATIIFSSNLGLSSLTLSILGHYVLERKEWRTKESGGTWVKISWWTAYTAPGVALASILVSFLSINAALLLWLVVPLRDLMLLNRLSSPHVHQEP, encoded by the coding sequence GTGAAAGTCCTACATCTGTTTCTGAAACGCTCCCATACGCATGAACGGCTCTGCGCTGTTTCGGATGGCGTATATGCGATCGCGCTCACCCTGCTCGTATTGGATCTCAAGGTGCCAGAAGTCCGCGGGATCACGAATTCGGAGTTGACGACGGACCTCGTCGAGCAGCTCCCAAACTTTGTCGCCTATGTGGTCGCATTTTTTCTGGTCGCCCGCTTCTGGATCAACCACCATCGGATCTTCCAGTCGGCAGCCCTGTGTGACGAAAAAGCTCTCTCATTGAACCTCGCCCATCTGTTTTTCATTTCGCTGACCTCGTACACAGCGTCCTTGATCGGCCACTATGAGGGAGATCGTATTGCGACCATCATCTTTTCCTCGAATCTTGGATTGTCCTCATTGACGCTGAGCATACTTGGGCACTACGTGCTGGAGAGAAAGGAATGGCGGACAAAGGAGTCTGGCGGAACGTGGGTGAAGATTTCTTGGTGGACGGCTTACACAGCCCCTGGTGTGGCCTTAGCGAGCATTCTGGTGTCCTTCCTGAGCATTAATGCTGCGCTGCTTCTCTGGCTTGTCGTGCCGTTGAGAGACCTGATGCTTCTGAATCGCCTCTCATCCCCCCATGTGCATCAAGAGCCGTAA
- a CDS encoding DUF445 domain-containing protein, whose protein sequence is MDGDVPIIPHDPSAAFRRTRLAATGLLLFMAALFLAALFGEQRYPLLSWLRAFAEAAMIGALADWYAVTALFKQPLGLPIPHTEIIPRNKDRIASSIGSLTQRKLVTPEAIGRLIESWRIPDELTSLLVDPQRRRGLTQELAGWLARLLETSEDAAVQRFIRHLATKLLDGLTVAPLTRQLVSGVLQSLQRNRLVNDALALAIDYVDTHRDPLSNMIAQKLPWSRLLGLVRLDKRVARRMIGWFRSVLRDVQDHPDDSMRQSAEQWFTSSDGASRQVTAIKELLMSPVMLQIIDGSWHSLKEWLLADLKQEHSETRAYLDAALAGLGDTLKRDEDAVRIFQEGLQNLVVELATRHRDRIGELVTNTVRDWSVAHMVETIEREVGKDLQFIRINGTVVGGLIGLLLHAVAMLFGKM, encoded by the coding sequence ATGGACGGCGACGTTCCGATAATTCCACACGACCCCTCCGCGGCATTTCGGCGCACGCGGCTGGCCGCGACCGGACTTCTGCTTTTCATGGCTGCGCTATTCCTGGCGGCCCTCTTCGGCGAGCAGCGCTATCCGTTGCTGAGCTGGTTGCGCGCCTTTGCGGAGGCGGCCATGATCGGTGCACTCGCCGACTGGTATGCCGTCACGGCGCTCTTCAAGCAGCCGCTCGGCCTCCCGATCCCTCATACTGAAATCATCCCGCGCAACAAGGACCGCATCGCCTCCAGCATCGGAAGTCTGACCCAACGCAAGCTGGTCACGCCCGAGGCCATCGGCAGACTGATAGAGTCGTGGCGCATTCCGGATGAATTGACGTCGCTGCTCGTCGATCCGCAGCGCAGACGGGGACTGACACAGGAACTGGCCGGCTGGCTCGCCCGCTTGCTCGAGACGTCCGAAGATGCCGCCGTGCAGCGCTTTATCCGTCACCTCGCGACCAAGCTGCTCGACGGTCTGACGGTTGCACCGTTGACGCGACAGCTGGTTTCGGGCGTGTTGCAAAGCCTGCAACGCAATCGGTTGGTCAACGACGCGCTCGCCCTCGCCATCGACTACGTCGATACGCATCGGGACCCGCTGTCCAACATGATTGCCCAGAAGCTTCCCTGGTCCCGCTTGCTCGGCCTGGTCCGTCTCGATAAGAGGGTAGCCAGGCGCATGATTGGGTGGTTCCGCTCCGTGCTGCGCGACGTGCAAGACCATCCCGATGATTCCATGAGGCAGAGCGCGGAACAGTGGTTCACGTCTTCCGATGGGGCATCGAGGCAGGTCACGGCCATCAAAGAGTTGTTGATGTCCCCTGTCATGCTGCAGATCATCGATGGGTCCTGGCACAGCCTGAAGGAATGGCTTCTGGCGGATTTGAAACAGGAGCATTCGGAGACCCGTGCCTATCTCGATGCGGCGTTGGCGGGCCTCGGCGACACTCTGAAGCGAGACGAGGACGCTGTAAGAATATTTCAGGAAGGGTTACAGAATCTGGTGGTCGAGCTTGCCACGAGGCACCGGGACAGAATCGGCGAACTCGTCACCAACACGGTCCGTGACTGGTCCGTCGCTCACATGGTGGAGACGATCGAACGAGAGGTCGGCAAAGATCTGCAATTCATTCGCATCAACGGAACCGTCGTCGGGGGGCTGATCGGTCTCCTGTTGCATGCGGTGGCTATGCTGTTCGGCAAGATGTGA